The following are encoded in a window of Narcine bancroftii isolate sNarBan1 chromosome 2, sNarBan1.hap1, whole genome shotgun sequence genomic DNA:
- the cds2 gene encoding phosphatidate cytidylyltransferase 2 isoform X1 yields MTELRRRARDDAQDPLAEGEVETPTIGSEVKTELGSSDVPPSVDNTPEVLNKALSGLSSRWKNWWVRGILTLAMITFFFVIIYLGPMVLMMIVLCVQIKCFHEIILIGYNVYHSYHLPWFRTLSWYFLLCANYFFYGETVTDTFFSLVQREEPLRILSKYHRFISFALYLAGFCMFVLSLVKKHYRLQFYMFGWTHVTLLIVVTQSHLIIHNLFDGMIWFIVPISCVICNDIMAYMFGFFFGRTPLIKLSPKKTWEGFIGGFFSTVLFGLLLSYVMSGFKYFVCPVEFNNEANSFTVECEPSELFLLQDYTIPTVLQSIIGWRTIRLYPFQIHSIALSTFASLISPFGGFFASGFKRAFKIKDFADTIPGHGGIMDRFDCQYLMATFVNVYIASFIRGPNPSKLLQQLLALRLDQQLQIFKSLKASLIQKGVLPAGS; encoded by the exons GAAGTTGAAACTCCAACAATTGGAAGCGAGGTGAAAACTGAATTGGGGAGTTCAGATGTCCCTCCTTCTGTTGATAACACTCCAGAGGTGCTAAACAAGGCTCTGTCAGGACTGTCTTCAAG ATGGAAGAATTGGTGGGTGCGAGGAATCTTGACGCTGGCCATGATCACATTCTTTTTTGTCATCATCTATCTGGGACCCATGGTTCTGATGATGATC GTTCTATGTGTACAGATCAAATGCTTTCATGAGATAATTCTGATTGGTTACAACGTTTATCACTCCTACCATCTGCCATGGTTCCGGACACTGAGCTG GTATTTCTTATTATGCGCTAATTACTTCTTCTATGGAGAGACGGTAACAGACACATTCTTTTCATTGGTTCAGAGGGAGGAGCCTCTCCGGATTCTGAGCAAATACCATCGCTTCATTTCCTTTGCTCTTTACTTGGCAG GATTCTGCATGTTTGTCCTGAGCCTTGTGAAGAAACATTACCGACTGCAGTTCTACATG TTTGGATGGACTCATGTGACTTTGCTGATAGTAGTGACTCAGTCCCATCTCATCATCCACAACCTCTTTGATGGAATGATTTG GTTCATCGTCCCCATTTCTTGTGTGATTTGCAATGACATCATGGCATATATGTTTGGATTCTTCTTTGGCCGAACTCCACTCATCAAG CTGTCCCCCAAGAAGACCTGGGAAGGATTTATTGGAGGATTCTTTTCAACTGTCTTGTTTGGTCTTTTG CTGTCCTACGTGATGTCAGGATTCAAATACTTTGTCTGTCCTGTTGAGTTCAACAACGAGGCAAACAGTTTCACCGTGGAATGTGAACCATCGGAGCTGTTCCTGCTGCAAGATTACAcaatccccactgttcttcagtccATTATAGGCTGG CGGACTATCCGACTGTATCCATTCCAGATTCACAGCATTGCCCTATCTACTTTTGCATCACTAATCAGCCCCTTTGGAGGATTCTTTGCCAGTGGGTTCAAGAGAGCATTTAAGATCAAG GATTTTGCTGACACCATACCTGGTCATGGTGGGATTATGGACCGCTTTGATTGTCAGTATCTCATGGCTACCTTCGTCAATGTCTACATTGCCAGCTTTATAAG GGGCCCGAATCCCAGCAAGCTTCTGCAACAGTTGCTGGCTCTCCGCCTGGACCAGCAGTTGCAGATATTCAAGAGCCTGAAAGCCAGTCTGATTCAGAAGGGTGTGCTGCCTGCTGGGTCATAG
- the cds2 gene encoding phosphatidate cytidylyltransferase 2 isoform X2, which yields MITFFFVIIYLGPMVLMMIVLCVQIKCFHEIILIGYNVYHSYHLPWFRTLSWYFLLCANYFFYGETVTDTFFSLVQREEPLRILSKYHRFISFALYLAGFCMFVLSLVKKHYRLQFYMFGWTHVTLLIVVTQSHLIIHNLFDGMIWFIVPISCVICNDIMAYMFGFFFGRTPLIKLSPKKTWEGFIGGFFSTVLFGLLLSYVMSGFKYFVCPVEFNNEANSFTVECEPSELFLLQDYTIPTVLQSIIGWRTIRLYPFQIHSIALSTFASLISPFGGFFASGFKRAFKIKDFADTIPGHGGIMDRFDCQYLMATFVNVYIASFIRGPNPSKLLQQLLALRLDQQLQIFKSLKASLIQKGVLPAGS from the exons ATGATCACATTCTTTTTTGTCATCATCTATCTGGGACCCATGGTTCTGATGATGATC GTTCTATGTGTACAGATCAAATGCTTTCATGAGATAATTCTGATTGGTTACAACGTTTATCACTCCTACCATCTGCCATGGTTCCGGACACTGAGCTG GTATTTCTTATTATGCGCTAATTACTTCTTCTATGGAGAGACGGTAACAGACACATTCTTTTCATTGGTTCAGAGGGAGGAGCCTCTCCGGATTCTGAGCAAATACCATCGCTTCATTTCCTTTGCTCTTTACTTGGCAG GATTCTGCATGTTTGTCCTGAGCCTTGTGAAGAAACATTACCGACTGCAGTTCTACATG TTTGGATGGACTCATGTGACTTTGCTGATAGTAGTGACTCAGTCCCATCTCATCATCCACAACCTCTTTGATGGAATGATTTG GTTCATCGTCCCCATTTCTTGTGTGATTTGCAATGACATCATGGCATATATGTTTGGATTCTTCTTTGGCCGAACTCCACTCATCAAG CTGTCCCCCAAGAAGACCTGGGAAGGATTTATTGGAGGATTCTTTTCAACTGTCTTGTTTGGTCTTTTG CTGTCCTACGTGATGTCAGGATTCAAATACTTTGTCTGTCCTGTTGAGTTCAACAACGAGGCAAACAGTTTCACCGTGGAATGTGAACCATCGGAGCTGTTCCTGCTGCAAGATTACAcaatccccactgttcttcagtccATTATAGGCTGG CGGACTATCCGACTGTATCCATTCCAGATTCACAGCATTGCCCTATCTACTTTTGCATCACTAATCAGCCCCTTTGGAGGATTCTTTGCCAGTGGGTTCAAGAGAGCATTTAAGATCAAG GATTTTGCTGACACCATACCTGGTCATGGTGGGATTATGGACCGCTTTGATTGTCAGTATCTCATGGCTACCTTCGTCAATGTCTACATTGCCAGCTTTATAAG GGGCCCGAATCCCAGCAAGCTTCTGCAACAGTTGCTGGCTCTCCGCCTGGACCAGCAGTTGCAGATATTCAAGAGCCTGAAAGCCAGTCTGATTCAGAAGGGTGTGCTGCCTGCTGGGTCATAG